A single Xiphias gladius isolate SHS-SW01 ecotype Sanya breed wild chromosome 22, ASM1685928v1, whole genome shotgun sequence DNA region contains:
- the clcn1b gene encoding chloride channel protein 1 gives MRERINTFETVLNVDQFLLYGEYREQLGNFARREAARLLTERQWRRQAGDNTTASGRKGHSRRHHHHHHHHHPVTLESHHSHASSTKKPRPYSKCQDCLARVRRYIVTKMGEDWIFLVLLGLTMALVSWSMDYASAKSLQAYKWIHGELKGNVPLQYLAWVTYPMILVMFASLFCHLVSPQAIGSGIPELKTILRGVVLKEYLTLKAFIAKVIGLTAGLGSGMPVGKEGPFVHIASICAAVLSRFMSIFSGVYENPYGYTDILTVGCAVGVGCCFGTPLGGVLFSIEVTSTYFAVRNYWRGYFAATFSAFIFRVLSVWNKDAVTITALFKTNFRMDFPFDLQELPAFAIIGISCGFLGAFFVYLNRQVVLFMRRPTALTRFLTKHRLIYPGAVTLIIATFTFPPGFGQFMAGELMPRECINSLFDNFTWTKISGSPAPPGLGRSSSWLHPHVSVFVVLLLFFIMKFWMSAVSTTMPIPSGAFMPVFILGAAFGRLVGEIMATLFPNGILFDGIVYRILPGGYAVIGAAAMTGAVTHTVSTAVICFELTGQISHILPMMVAVILANMVAQGLQPSLYDSIIQVKKLPYLPELALGHISKYNIFVEDIMVRKVKFLSSQSTFRELNHLLETTTLKTIPLVDSTESMILLGSIERTELQAMLDWWLSPERRVFETGQSSPGQGSKVSWESFTFVDEDGGEESADKTAPVQEECNGPIPSPKLQEAATNHTGLDKRKLPSVRRTLQRLFSSTSSSGQTETQDTMPPPLTDTMSPEEIKAWEEAALDKPVDMEQIRIDPSPFQLVERTSLHKTHTLFSLLGLSHAYVTSIGKLVGVVALKELQKAIEGSTRSGVRLRPPLASFRDASRKTKKHQPPSSAPSSPTRDRDLWGEGSRNEGELVRKESKEDSQGKASSSRGAAGCDTVPSSPSSVGSTSGSSATTRGADGAPQAPASPSISSPTSPSPPASPVSPTSPVLKLSSLQEDRESEESDEPI, from the exons CTGTACGGTGAGTACAGGGAGCAGCTGGGGAACTTTGCCCGACGGGAGGCTGCCCGTTTGCTGACAGAGAGACAATGGAGGAGACAGGCAGGGGACAACACCACCGCCTCGGGCCGCAAAGGCCACAGCCGGcggcatcatcatcatcatcaccatcatcaccctGTGACCCTGGAGTCACATCACAGCCACGCCTCATCAACCAAGAAGCCTCGTCCCTACTCCAAATGCCAAG ATTGTTTGGCTCGTGTGCGGCGGTACATTGTGACCAAGATGGGGGAGGACTGGATTTTCCTGGTTCTTCTGGGACTGACTATGGCTCTGGTCAGCTGGAGTATGGACTATGCCAGTGCCAAGAGCCTGCAAG ccTATAAGTGGATTCATGGGGAGCTTAAAGGCAATGTGCCGCTCCAGTACCTTGCCTGGGTTACGTATCCCATGATCCTCGTCATGTTCGCCTCACTCTTCTGTCACCTGGTATCCCCACAAGCCATTG gttcTGGTATCCCTGAGCTGAAAACCATCCTTAGAGGTGTAGTCCTGAAGGAGTATCTTACCCTGAAAGCCTTCATAGCTAAAGTCATCGGTCTGACTGCTGGCCTTGGTAGTGGAATGCCAGTGGGCAAAGAG GGTCCGTTTGTCCACATCGCCAGTATCTGTGCCGCTGTGCTGAGTCGATTCATGTCCATCTTCTCTGGAGTCTATGAG AACCCTTATGGTTACACAGATATACTGACTGTTGGCTGTGCCGTTGGGGTGGGATGCTGTTTCGGCACTCCACTAGGAG ggGTGTTGTTCAGTATCGAGGTCACATCTACCTACTTTGCGGTGAGGAATTACTGGCGGGGATACTTTGCCGCCACGTTCAGCGCCTTCATATTCAGGGTGCTCTCTGTTTGGAACAAGGATGCTG tcaCAATCACAGCTCTCTTCAAAACTAACTTCAGGATGGATTTCCCCTTTGACCTGCAGGAGCTGCCTGCATTCGCAATAATAGG GATTTCATGCGGCTTCTTGGGGGCGTTCTTCGTCTACCTGAACAGACAGGTGGTTCTCTTCATGAGAAGACCGACAGCTCTCACACGCTTCCTAACCAAGCA TCGATTGATCTATCCAGGTGCAGTGACACTGATCATCGCCACCTTCACGTTTCCTCCTGGATTTGGACAGTTTATGGCTGGAGAG CTGATGCCCAGAGAGTGTATCAACTCCCTGTTTGATAATTTCACCTGGACCAAAATCTCAGGATCTCCTGCTCCACCCGGCCTGGGTCGCTCGTCTTCATGGCTGCATCCTCACGTCAGCGTCttcgtcgtcctcctcctcttcttcatcatgAAG TTCTGGATGTCAGCAGTTTCCACCACGATGCCCATCCCCTCGGGCGCCTTTATGCCAGTGTTCATATTAG GGGCTGCTTTCGGTCGCCTTGTAGGAGAGATCATGGCCACTCTGTTCCCAAATGGAATCCTGTTTGACGGGATAGTCTACCGCATCCTGCCAGGAGGTTACGCTGTCATTG GAGCAGCCGCAATGACGGGAgccgtcacacacacagtttccacAGCAGTAATCTGCTTTGAGCTGACTGGTCAAATCTCCCACATTTTACCCATGATGGTGGCGGTCATCCTAGCAAACATGGTGGCCCAGGGTCTGCAGCCTTCTCTCTATGACTCCATCATCCAGGTGAAGAAGCTGCCCTACCTGCCTGAGCTGGCCCTCGGGCACATCAG CAAGTATAACATCTTTGTGGAAGACATCATGGTGCGCAAAGTGAAGTTCTTGTCTTCTCAATCCACTTTTCGGGAATTGAACCATCTGCTAGAGACCACGACCCTGAAAACCATCCCGCTGGTAGACTCTACAG AATCCATGATTCTGCTGGGCTCAATCGAGAGAACAGAGCTTCAGGCCATGTTAGACTGGTGGCTCTCACCAGAGAGACGAGTCTTTGAAACAGGTCAGAGTTCACCGGGCCAGGGCTCCAAAGTCAGCTGGGAGTCCTTCACCTTCGTTGATGAGGATGGGGGAGAGGAGAGCGCAGACAag ACGGCTCCAGTCCAGGAAGAATGCAATGGGCCCATCCCGTCCCCCAAACTTCAGGAGGCCGCCACCAACCACACAGGCTTAG ACAAGCGCAAGCTGCCATCTGTCAGGAGGACCCTTCAGAGACTATTCTCCTCCACGTCTTCATCAGGCCAGACTGAAACTCAG GACACCATGCCACCTCCACTGACTGACACCATGTCACCAGAGGAG ATCAAAGCCTGGGAAGAGGCAGCGCTGGACAAACCAGTCGATATGGAGCAGATACGTATAGATCCCTCCCCATTTCAGCTGGTGGAAAGAACTTCGCTGCACAAG ACCCACACTCTGTTCTCTCTGCTGGGTCTCAGTCACGCCTATGTCACCAGTATTGGAAAGCTGGTGGGTGTCGTGGCACTGAAAGAG TTACAGAAGGCTATAGAGGGTTCAACTCGTAGTGGGGTGAGGCTTCGACCCCCTCTCGCCAGCTTCAGAGATGCCAGCAGGAAAACCAAGAAGCACCAGCCTCCCTCATCCGCCCCTTCCTCCCCCACTCGGGACAGAGACCTGTGGGGGGAGGGGAGCAGAAATGAGGGGGAGTTGGTGAGGAAGGAGTCCAAAGAGGATTCCCAAGGAAAAGCGTCGTCTTCCAGAGGAGCTGCTGGGTGTGACACTGTTCCCTCCTCCCCCAGCAGCGTGGGGAGCACCAGTGGCAGCTCCGCCACCACAAGAGGAGCTGATGGGGCTCCTCAGGCACCAGCGTCCCCCTCTATCTCATCCCCTACCTCACCTTCACCTCCTGCCTCACCTGTGTCACCCACCAGCCCTGTCCTCAAGCTGTCCTCCCtgcaggaggacagagagagcgaggagTCAGACGAGCCCATATAG